CAGATGGGCGAGCTGAGGATCGTTCTGTCGCCCGCGCCCGAAAGCCGAGGTCGGGCCGTCGAGCTGTTCGGTGTCCTCGCGCTCGGCGATCCAGCCCGAACGGATGTCCGGCAGACCGGCGAGCAGATCGATGCGCGCTTCCGGATCGGTATAGGGACCGGAGGTGTCATAGATCAGGATTGGGGGATTCTCCTCCGGTTCCTGATTGGTCTGAGTCGGCGTCAGCGTCACTTCGCGCATCGGCACCCGGATGTCGGGACGCGAGCCGGTCACATGGACCTTGCGCGAGTTCGGAAACGGCCGTGTCACCTCCTCGGAGAGCTGGGCGGTCTTGCGGACGAAGTCGTGCGGGATGGCGCTCATCGGAATTCCTCGGCGGCGGCTGGCTTGGGCGACGCGCGCGGGCGTCTGGGATTGAATCGGGATCGCTGGCGGGTCTGTCTCCAGACCAGGATCTGCCTGAACCGACCTGGAGGCGACAGTGAAGGCAGGGGGAGCGCAGCCGGGTGCCGAGACACCCGAGACCGTGATCGATGGATCGAAGCTCACGCCGGCTTTCCTGCGCCGGCATGATCCGGGTCAGGTTCGAAGGGTCTGCTCTCAGCCCGTGATGCATGATGGCCTCACGGACACCCCCAGCGGCATTTCATGGACTGGGAAGCTAACGAAAGGAGATCGCGATTTCAATAGACATCCGAATCTCTCTACAATTTCCGGGATATCGACTCAATCCGTTTCAGGTGACAGAGCGCCGATGACCCGTACCGGACCCAGTGGTCACGTTTATGTGCTGAGCACACAGACCACGCTGACCGAATCCTTGTGTCCCCTGCTCGAATCGCACGGTGTCCAGCTCGTCCTGTTCGAGACGGTCGAGGCGCTCATGCAGGCCATACTGACGCTCGCTCCCGAGGTCATCGTGCTCGACCTGGGCCTGATTCCGGACGAGCCGGGACTCTCGGGTCTGTGCACGCGGATCGCCGAATCCACTCACCGGCGTCCGAGTCTGATCGGTCTGGCCGCCGGCCAGGAGCGTGGCGAGGAGGCGCTCGTGCGTCGCCTGGCCGCTCGGCGTGCCGGTCTCGCCAGTTATGTGTCCGGCCCCGTCTCGGCACGCCGGCTCGCCAGTCGCATTCTGGCGCTGTGCGGGTTCCTGGAGTCTTCCCGCTACCATATCCTTCTGCTGGTGGAGCATCCCGACGAGGGACGCCGTCTCGCGCTCATGCTGGCGGCCGTCGGCATGAAGACCCTGGTCGTCAGCGATCCGATGAAGCTTCTGGCGCGTCTGATGGTCTTCAAGCCGAACCTGTTGCTGATGGAGATGCAGTTCTCCCAGGTGTCGGGCATCGAATTGGCGGCCATCATTCGCGATGACGATCAGTTCCATGCCCTGCCAATCCTCTTTCTGACCGATGAGACCGATCCGGTGCGGCAACTGTGGGCGCTCAGGGCCGGCGGCGATGGCTTCATCCCCAGACCGGCGCGCCGTGAAACACTGGTCAGTGCGATCGAACAGCAGTTGCGTCTGTCGCGCTGGTTCCAGGACCGTTTCACACTGTCCAACCGCCGCGAGAATGCGCGCGGCTTCCTGCCACGCGATGTCTTCATGTCCCATCTGGAACACCTGCTGCGCACCTGGGTTCCAGGCAGTGAACGACAGGGACTGCTGCTGCTCGATCTGGATGCGGGTCAGACGCTTCTGGAGCGACTGGGCCACGGCGGACTCGAGCGCCTGCTGCGCGAGCTGGAACAGTGTTTGGGACGCCATCTGAACGTGAATGAAGCCGCCACGCGGCTGGACGATTTTCGCTATGCCATCCTGGCGCGGCGCGACGGTTCGGCGAAACTCCAGGCACTGGCTGATCAACTGCATCAACATATCCAGGCGTTCGCATTGCAGGATTCGGCGAACACGCGATCGTTGACGTTGAGCATCGGTGTCGCCTCGCTCAATCCACCGCCGGCGGATCTCCAGTCGCTGCTGTCGCGTGCCGAGCTGGCGGTTCGAAGTGCCGGCCAGGCGGGCGGCGACCGTGTCCATGTCTGGTCGCCCGTCACCCTGGAGAGTGCGACGGTCATGACCGAGACGGTGGTCAGGCGTCTGGTGAAGACCGCGCTACAGCAGGACGGTCTGCGATTGCTGTTTCAGCCGATCCTGCCGGTCGACCCCTATGTCGAGGGGTGTTACGAAGCGCAGATCCGCCTGCACACGCTGGGCGGTGATGAACTCTCGCCGGCCGATTTCCTGGCCGTGGCGGCGCGCGCCGAACTCATGCCGAAGATCGACCGCTGGGTGTTGCAACGCACGTGGCGGACCATGCTGGAACGGCAGGAAGCCGATCAGCCGCCACGGTTGCTGGTGCATCAACACATCACGACTTTGGCGGCGTCCGACTGGTTCGACTGGCTCAGGGCTCAGCAGACCCGGATTGCGCCG
The sequence above is drawn from the Allochromatium vinosum DSM 180 genome and encodes:
- a CDS encoding GGDEF/EAL domain-containing response regulator, translated to MTRTGPSGHVYVLSTQTTLTESLCPLLESHGVQLVLFETVEALMQAILTLAPEVIVLDLGLIPDEPGLSGLCTRIAESTHRRPSLIGLAAGQERGEEALVRRLAARRAGLASYVSGPVSARRLASRILALCGFLESSRYHILLLVEHPDEGRRLALMLAAVGMKTLVVSDPMKLLARLMVFKPNLLLMEMQFSQVSGIELAAIIRDDDQFHALPILFLTDETDPVRQLWALRAGGDGFIPRPARRETLVSAIEQQLRLSRWFQDRFTLSNRRENARGFLPRDVFMSHLEHLLRTWVPGSERQGLLLLDLDAGQTLLERLGHGGLERLLRELEQCLGRHLNVNEAATRLDDFRYAILARRDGSAKLQALADQLHQHIQAFALQDSANTRSLTLSIGVASLNPPPADLQSLLSRAELAVRSAGQAGGDRVHVWSPVTLESATVMTETVVRRLVKTALQQDGLRLLFQPILPVDPYVEGCYEAQIRLHTLGGDELSPADFLAVAARAELMPKIDRWVLQRTWRTMLERQEADQPPRLLVHQHITTLAASDWFDWLRAQQTRIAPLKTRTVLEFQIDEIRRRRREAESIFGRLAEQGIAVCAATVTGNEDEALLLTQLGVKLAKLTIEAGRTADPARLGNAIQALRAQGIAVIVPGIDGPDDLRRVWMCRPEFIQGHYLQLPSSDLNFDFQTLSHETR